In Pedosphaera parvula Ellin514, the sequence CAAACATAAGTTATTGGTATCATCTGCCACTTTGCGCTCTCCCAGGCAGGCGTAATTGAAATCATCCGCCGCGATTTGAAATCTGGCGGCTCCTCCGTTCAAAACGATCTCCAATCGCAACGACCACTCGGATGTTTCCCGTGAGGAATACTCAAACTTTTTCTCCTTCGTGCGAATCGGAATCATGAGACCGGGAATGGTCCTCATTTTCTCCACCTCCCATTCCTTTCGCGTCCGTTGAATGGTAGATTCCTTCACCATACCCGCAGCCAACATGGCTATTTGGCTCCAATCATTTGGCACTTTCCGCCCCAAAGGATCAAACAGGATCATGGCTTGAGGCGTGAGTTCCATCTGCTTGATTAGCTTTGGCAGTGGGAGAGCCGGCAATTGCCTTTCCTCAACGATATCTGTTTCGATACTTTCTCCAAGCAGCGCCCGATTTAAGTTCTTCGCTTCCTCCAGGTCCAGGCTTCTCAGCAGAATACCAAATGCCTTGCTGGCAATTATGGGAGCATCCGCAGCCGAAATCCTCTTCTGCCCCACAAATGCACGCCGCAGTTTCTCGACATCGATGGGTTCAAGATTTTTTTGGAGCAGAGCGTATGGCATGGGTTAATAGCCGGGAGGCTGTTTTTGTGAAAGTTTCCAAAGCAGCCAGATAATCTCTTCGTAAAAAGCATTTTTACTTGGATAGAAGAATGGTTGAGCCGCCCGTTCGCGAAAGTAATACGTGCCACGATTTACTGCGGCGTGAGGGGCGAAGCTTGCAAGGTCCTGAATCAACAGTGTGAAGTTCGCTTGCAGGTCTCTGGTTTTCCGCTCTCCAAGATATCTGAAAAGCAAATGCGCTGACTTGCCCGCGTCGATACCATAACGCGATATTCCTCCCTCCAAAATGATTTCCAACAAGAGATGATGCTGCCGTTCCTCCCGGGTTTCATATTCTGTGTTGGTTCGAGGTTGATATTCGTACTCCCTCCCAAAGTTAGCGGGATCGAAAGGGGAAGCGGGTGTTTCGACCCGAATCTTATTAAATTCAATCAATGGAACTTTGCCAGCAGCAATCAGAACGACACTTTGCCAATCCACCTGAACAGGCCGATTAAGTGAATCATACACAACCAGTTGTTCCGGAGTACAATCCACAAAGGTTGTGTTGGGGCCTGGTGGCAGCGTCGGGAGCATGGATTCCTCCACAACTTCCGTCTCAACTCCCTGCGCTTGGAGGGCTTGGTTAAGTCGGTTCGCATTTTCGAGGGTAAATCCTTTGACCAGAATTCCAAAAGCGTCATTACCTACGGTCTGAGCATCAATAGCAGTCAAACCGGGAACATTCCTGAACGCCGCCTTGAGCCGCTCAATGGCTGGCGCTTCCAAATCCTTTTGTACAACCGCGTAAGGCATAAAAATTCGGCCGCTCACCAGAATTCCAGTAAACGGCCGATAAAAGCAATGCTTTACCGCCTGAATTTCCGCGACTGACTATTTCCCAAGCATCTCGCGCAACACACCGCCGAGGCGTTCGATGCCGAGCTGAATGTTTTGCTCGGTCCCGCCACCGAAGCTGATGCGCATGGCGTTCTCCGGTTTGCGACGGGTCGGGTCATTCGCGTAGCACAGTTCGCCGGGAACGTACAGGACGTCCTTCGCCAAGGCTTTTTGGAACAGCTTGGATTTTACACCCGTCTTTAGAGCTTGCGGCACGCGCGCCCAATAATAAAGACCTCCCAGGGGTTCCCACCATTGTACCTCGGCGGGAAAATATTGCTTCATCGCTACGAGCATTCCCTTGGCCTTCTTCGCATATCGTTTCTGCAGGGCGGTCAGGTGCTCTTCATATCTGCCGGAAGAGAGCGCCTTCACTAGCAACTGTTGCAACAGGTTCGAGGTGCCGAAATCATGGTTGCCCTTGATGCGAATCACCGCCGTGTAAACGGGATCTGGTAAAATGCCGAATCCCACTCGTGTCCCTGTTGCAAAAGGTTTGCTATAGGTTCCGGCGTAGATGACGCGGTTCGCAAAACCCTTGGCAGACAATGCCGACTTCACATCCTCCCCTTTGAAGCGCAGCTCGCGATATGCCGCGTCCTCGAGCAGGAAAATGGGATGCCCGGCAGCTTTCTCATATTTCCGCAGCAACTTCAACGCGCCCACCTTCTTCTCATAGCTGGTCGTCACGCCACTCGGGTTTTGGAAGTAACTCACGAGGTAAAGCATTTTCAAGCGCTTGATCTCGCCGCTCTTTTTGAGTGATTCGAGCACCTGCTCCAAATGTTCCAGGCTCAAACCATCCTCTTCAATTCTTACACCGCGTCCTTTAATGCCGCGGCTTTGCAGGATGCCGAGATAGACGAAGTAAGTGGGGTCTTCCACGATCACCACATCGCCTTCGTCACACATGGCTTCCGTGACCATGTACAACATCTGTTGTGAGCCGTTAGTAATGATCATCCGGTCGGCGGAATAAGCTTGTCCGTGTCCAGCACACCATCCAGCAAACGAAAGTCCTGGGCGGTGAGTTCACGCAGCATCGGGTCTCCGGGCGGTGGTCCCGTACTGCAACGCGGCCTGACCGGTCTTCCGGTTTTTCAAAATTTCATTCAGCAGGTCGCGGGCGTCATTGACCGGCAACGATTCGTTATCGGTAAAACCTGCGGCCAGGGAGATGAGCTGCGGTCGCGAAAGCGCTACTTCCATCAACCAGGAAATGGCAGGTGCTTCGGAACGCTGGCCCAGCTTCGACAGTACAGAGTGTTTCATACAAGGTGGCGGTTACCTTACGGAATCCGCCCCCTTTTCGGCCATCCTTTTATTTGGCCGTTGCGAAGGGCTGAACTTGCACCGCTTCGACCATTAGCAGGAACCGCTTGATGCCTTCAGCACAGCGGTCATGGTCGGACTTGAGGGAATAACCATGGTCGCCATTGATTTCCCAAAACATCTTGGGTTCATTGGCGGCCTCGAAGTTTTTTTCGGAATGACGGAAGCGCACCAGGCCGTCATCACGGCTATGCATGACCAACACCGGGACATGGATGAGTGGCAACTTGCTCAAGGTGTTGTATTTGATCGTGCCCAGCCAACGGACGGGAATCCACGGAAACAACTCGGCACCGACATCTGGAATGCTGGTGAAAGTACTTTGGAGAATTAATCCACCCACCTGTTCACGGATGGCCAGTTCACTGGCAATGCCGCCGCCCAATGATTCTCCGTAGGAAAGAATATGCCCGGCAGCGAAGCCGTTCTTCTGCAGCCATTGATGCGCCGCCTGAGCATCCAGGTAGGTTCCCTCCTCGGTCGGCACCCCCTGACTTCGCCCGTATCCCCGGTAGTCAAACAGCATTACGCTGACTCCAAGCTGCAAGAGGGTTCGGCAGAGATCCAGACGATGACTCAGATTGCCGCCATTCCCATGGCATACCAACATGACCATGTCGCTTCTTTTGGCATTCGGATCGGCCGGAAAAAACCAACCGTTCAACAGCAGCCCATCCTCGGTGGCGAAATAAATGTCCTGGAAAGGACGGCCAAGTTCCGTGCCATCAGCGATGAACTCGCTGTCCGGACGATAAACCTGTCCATATTCAAATTTGCGTATCATGCGACACTGAGGGTTGCGAGCAATTACTCGAACCGTCCTAAAGGTTTACCTAATCTAAATAAAATAGCACTTGGTGTCTAATCCCCATTGAGAGATGTTCCGCACCTGCCTTGTTTGGTTTCTCTCATTCAGATTTTTAGTTGCACGTGCTTTGCCCTTGCCAGTTCTCCGCAACGGGAGATAAAAGAAAGCCATGTCGGCTGAACCAGACAACGCAGCCAAACCAGAGGAGCAGGCTTCCACTGAAGCTTGTCCCATCGCGTCCGGTGATGTTAGCGGCGAGCACTGGCGCTGGTGCCCCCGGTGCAGTCACGAATTGCACAATGAAAAATGCAAGCTCCGCTGTCCGCGTTGTCATTACTTCATGAGCTGTTCGGATTTTGACTGACTGGCTTGGAATTAGTTTCACAGCCATTAATCCTCCCCTACTTGCCCTCGGCAACTTTCGTAACCATCAAATTGTCGAACTGAATTGGCGTAGTGGCATAAGGTTGACCCCAGATGGAAGCGCGACCGGCGGATGGCTCCTTCTTTTCATCGTAGGAAATCAGCGCCTTCGCGGGTTCGCTACTGCCTTTGGTCCAGGCCTTGCCTTCCACCTTCCAAACACCGTCACCAGCTTTGACCACCTGCAGTTTTAGCAAGGTCCACTCGCCCGATTTCCATTCATAGGGCACGTGGGCGACAACCTCGTCGCTTTTGTATAATTCCAACTCGCCCTTGCCGGGGGAAATTTGCAGCTTGTATCCGCCCTGTCCATTCGAACCCACCGCAAAGGTGGGAAAGCGACGGCCCTTTTTGGTTCCATCGATGCTTGCGGATACGGCGATATTTTCCTTAACGGCTGGGCCGAATAAAACCCCGAAGGTATCCAGTGGCGCACCGGGTAGTTCGAGAAATTTGTTCCCGCCCTCTTCCTTCACGGCAAAAGCGCCATCGAGAACCATGAGACCATCCGGAACTTTGCCGATTTCCGCGCTTTCAAAATTATTTTCGAAAAGCGGCTTGACCTCTTCCGCCATTGCCCCTTGCAACGCCAGCAGCATTGCGCCTAAAAATATCCAGTTCGCTTTTTTCATTCGCTTTCTGATTCTTATTCGTTTCTCAACGCATCCAACAGCCGGCCGCGTAGAGCAAAGCGTGTTGCCAGCCAGGTCCAAACCAATCCATTCAACGTCACCGCCGCGAGCATAAGCGCCAACGACTTATAAGGTATTTGCGATCCCGGTGAAAGCAAGGCCGGCATCACCCCAATCGCTGCGGCAATGATTCCAACTGCCAGGCCCAGGATCAGCAAAGCGGCATGCTCCTTGAGCACCAACCGTTGCAACACAACCCTGCGAAATCCCACCGCCATGAGCAATCCCAATTCACCCCGGCGTTCCTGCACGTTACGCAGGACCACCACTCCCAAGCCGGCACTCCCGAGGAGCAATCCCAACCCACCTAAAATCTGAAATGTGCTCAAATATGTATTCTGCACCGCGTTAAATTCGTTCAATCGCTGCGTGGCCGGTGTCAGTTCCAATCCGGCATCCTGCAAGGCACGCCCCAGCGAGGCCGAAACCCTTTGTACACTATTTGACGAAGCATCGATCAGGAACATTCGATACCCGCTCTCACTCGGAAACCGTTTTACAAACTCAGCTTCGTCAATAATCAGGTTACCCTGCAACACAGAGTTGGCGAGCGACCCCACCAGCCGCAACTTGAAAGTGACACCGCGCTCGTCGGTGTAATCGAGCGTGTCACCCACTTTCTTCTGCAATGCATAAACAATCGAGTTCTCATCTCCGACTGCCGCGACTTCATCTTCTTTAAGCAACGCCGGGCTGGAACTTGATTTCAACACCATCCACGGCTTCTCTTCCGACAAGCCTTTTAGCACCTTCGCAAAGGTAAAGGCCTGTCGCTTTT encodes:
- a CDS encoding alpha/beta hydrolase — translated: MIRKFEYGQVYRPDSEFIADGTELGRPFQDIYFATEDGLLLNGWFFPADPNAKRSDMVMLVCHGNGGNLSHRLDLCRTLLQLGVSVMLFDYRGYGRSQGVPTEEGTYLDAQAAHQWLQKNGFAAGHILSYGESLGGGIASELAIREQVGGLILQSTFTSIPDVGAELFPWIPVRWLGTIKYNTLSKLPLIHVPVLVMHSRDDGLVRFRHSEKNFEAANEPKMFWEINGDHGYSLKSDHDRCAEGIKRFLLMVEAVQVQPFATAK